CCCCATCCGCATGAATTCGTGATGTACTACGACGCATGATCGTTGGGGGACAGACCCTGGCTCGCCGTCCCCTCCTGGCTCCACTGCTCGCGCCACTCCCTCCGGCACCCCCGCGGATGCTGGAGGGTACTCGCTTGGATGGGCTTCTCGCCCCCCTCAGCTTCGACGCCGCCGCACTCGCGGGCAAGCCGGAGCTGCAGCGGCGGGCGGCCCTGCAGCTCCGGCGCCATGGGCTGCTGATCCTGCGCTCCGCAGCTGATCGTGGGCAGCTTCAGAACCTCGGCCGGGTCGTGGACAGCGCCTGGCATCTGGCCCGGCATGGGAAGGCGGGGGATCCCGCCGCCTCGGTGCTGATCAACCGCGGCAAGCGTCGTGCGATTCGCGGGTATCGCGCCCTCGTGGGGGCCAGCAAGGCCGTGATCAGCATCCGCGCCAATGAGGATGCGGGGATGCTGGATGTGTTCCATCCCGAGAAGCTCATCCCCGAGGCCTCCGCGCAGGTCGTCAACGCCCTGGCCGAAGGGCTGGTGATCAGGCTGCTCGATCAGGCCTTCGGTCGACCCTTCCAGGTGCAGGCCCGCAACCTCTACGTGAACCGGGGTGTGCTCAACACCCGTGGCTTCCACACCGACGGCGGCGGCATGAAGGCCAAGGCCTTCCTGTATCTCAGCGATGTGGGCAGCCTGGCTCAGGGACCGTTCTGCTACGTGCCCGGCTCCCATCGCTGGTTCTGGCGGCGCTGGCTCAACCGCTGGCACAGCCGCGCCCACGGACGGCGCCCCGATGACTGCGCTCTGCTGCCGGGCCAGATCGCCGTGCCGGTGCTCTGCGCCACCGGCGATCTGGTGATCGCCATGCAGCACGGTGTGCACCGGGGGTTGCCCCAGCAGCCCGGCGCCGAGCGCGCCGTGCTGCTCAGCATGCTGCAGCCCATCCACCGGCAGGGGCTGGAGCGTTGGTCAGCTCAGCCGGAGTGATGGCGAACCTGGGCGATGGCGCTGTCGTGGAGGTGTTTGTGATGGGCCTGGCGCACGGCCCAGGCCTGGAGCTGATGCGTGGCATCACCCGCGGGGTTCAGGTCGTGGTGCTCGGTGATCTGGGCGAGCTCGGCGCCATGGCGGCGCTGGTCACGCTGATGATGAACGGCCCAGGCCAGAAACTCCCGCCCTGGACCGGCCTGGCGGGCGGCATTGGCGGGCGGCATTGGCGGGCAGGTGGAGCTTGGAGGCAGCCATGGCAGGGCTCCTGGATCTCTCTTCAGTCTCCTGCCACTCTGTAGCCGTTGATACCGGAGCTGCTGGAGCGTTACACCTCTTGACCCACGGCGGCCGCCTGGGCGGTGCCGGCCGTTCCAGGCGGGCCCAGCTCGCCCAGCTGGCGCTGGAGGCGGGCATTGGTGGGATGGAGTGCCGTGCCCCTCAGCAGGATGGCGCGGGCCTCATCCAGCCGGCCCGCCGAGCGCAGCAGGGCCGAGAGCTCGAGGAAACCGCGCGGGTGGGGGCGGGCCCGTGAGAACAGGGTGGCGTAGAGGCCCGCAATCGCCCGATCGGGATCGGCCATCACCTTGTGCTGCAGGCGAGCCAGGTGCAGGCGGCCGCGCTCGTCATCGAGGCGTCGCAGCAGCCGGGCTGGCCATCCCCGGAACCGGACGGCCGTGTTCACGTACCAGTCGTCATGGCCGCTCAGCTCCCTGAACACGCGGCGGAACCCCTGCTCCACCATCAGCCGGTGAATCTTCGGCCGCTCGGCCGAGAAATTGTGTTCCACCGTGAAACAGCGAAATGTGAAGGCATCGAGGGGAAGATGGCTCAGCACCAGCATCTCCGCTCCTTCGACATCGAGGGAGAAATAATCAATCACCTTGGGTGCGCCCTCGCGCTGCAGGAGATCCCCCAGCGTGATCGTGGGAACGTCGAGGGTTTCGGTGAATCCGGAGCGGGCTTCGCTGATCCGCAGCTCGGACGTCTCGTCCAGCCCTCCGTAAAGCCCATTGCAGGCGAATTGCAGGGTCTCACCCGTACGGGAATAGAGCGCTTCCCCCACAACGGGGATGGAGCGCCGCGCCTCAGCTGCCTTGCGCAGCAGGGGGTTGGGCTCTCCACCCAGCCCCTTCCAACCCATCAGTTCCAGCAGCAGCGTATTGGAGAGCTGGGTGCCGTTTGCGAGTCCGAATTCAAGAAAGTATCCCGGCTTCGGCCCGTGGCAATAGAGGGCAAACAGGTCCTGCAGGCACTGGGAATTGGTGAGGCTCTGGAACACCTCACAGAAGGCCAGAAAGCGGTCTCTGGAATCGAACAGCCCCATGGCGATCCAGCCGCTTCCGCAGCGCAGAAGCTAGCACTGAGACACCGCAGCCCTGAGGCACCGCAGCCCCGAGGCACCGGGCCTTCCGGCAGGGGGAACCGCTCAAGGCCTGAGCCACCAGGCCAGCACCAGGCCGAGGGTGCCCCAGCGCAGCATGCGCCAGAACACCGTCTCGATCCGCAGCGCTGGAGCCAGCTCCTTTGGCAGCGGGTCGAGCAGGCGTTGGGCCAGGGCCAGGCGCTGCTTCTGACGTCGCCCCGGGGCACCGCTGCTGTGGGAGGCCAGCGAGGCCAGGGTCAGCAGCCCGTCGAGGTGATGCAGCACGCCGACGGGACGCCGCGACGCGGCGCCGACGCGGGAGGACTTGGAGGTGACCCGCTTCACGGCACGGGGCCCATGGCGGCGCAGGAACCGTCAGGATGGACCTCTCCGGGGCAATTCGTCCAGTGCCGCAGCTGCCGACATCGCCGACCCAGCCAACCCCGCGAACACAGCCGACCCAGACGTCAACGAGGGCCTGGCCGGAGGGAGCCGCCGACCAGGCCAGGCAGCTCCACCGGTTGCTCGTCATCAACGACCGCGACTGGCATGCCCTCAAGACCCAGCGGGCCCGACGCGGCGCCGAACAACTGGCCGCCGCCCTGGTGCAGCTTCTCGCTGCCGATGACCCCCGGCAGAGTGGGATCGGACCGGCACGTCAGGAAGCCGCCGAGCTGGTGGAGCACGCCCTGGCCTGGCTGCGGGCCGAGATCAGCGATCCGGGCTGCCCCAGCCACGGGCGCTGAGGGGAGAGGCCAGGCGCTGGCGCTTCACGGCCAGCTGCAGCCGATTGCCTCTGGCACTCCAGCGCACGTCGTCGAAGCAGTGGTGGATCAGGAACAGCCCGCGGCCATCGGGGGCATCGAGGGCTTCGGGCAGCCGGGCCCGGCGCGCGGTGGCGGGCACGCCGCAGCCTTCGTCCTGCACCTGCCACACCACCCAGCGCGGCGTCTCGATGCGGCGGATCCGGAGGCACTTGCCCGGATCGCAGCCGTTGCCGTGGCGTACGGCGTTGACCAGGGCTTCCTGCAGACCCAGCTGCACCTGGGCCTGCTGCCTCAGGCAGCGGATCGGCTCGAGCAGCA
This sequence is a window from Cyanobium sp. PCC 7001. Protein-coding genes within it:
- a CDS encoding DUF6439 family protein, whose translation is MLVINDRDWHALKTQRARRGAEQLAAALVQLLAADDPRQSGIGPARQEAAELVEHALAWLRAEISDPGCPSHGR
- a CDS encoding ATP-binding protein, with product MALRWSDFITPSTLQLAPLVELLLEPIRCLRQQAQVQLGLQEALVNAVRHGNGCDPGKCLRIRRIETPRWVVWQVQDEGCGVPATARRARLPEALDAPDGRGLFLIHHCFDDVRWSARGNRLQLAVKRQRLASPLSARGWGSPDR
- a CDS encoding FkbM family methyltransferase, encoding MGLFDSRDRFLAFCEVFQSLTNSQCLQDLFALYCHGPKPGYFLEFGLANGTQLSNTLLLELMGWKGLGGEPNPLLRKAAEARRSIPVVGEALYSRTGETLQFACNGLYGGLDETSELRISEARSGFTETLDVPTITLGDLLQREGAPKVIDYFSLDVEGAEMLVLSHLPLDAFTFRCFTVEHNFSAERPKIHRLMVEQGFRRVFRELSGHDDWYVNTAVRFRGWPARLLRRLDDERGRLHLARLQHKVMADPDRAIAGLYATLFSRARPHPRGFLELSALLRSAGRLDEARAILLRGTALHPTNARLQRQLGELGPPGTAGTAQAAAVGQEV